From Thermoplasmatales archaeon, a single genomic window includes:
- a CDS encoding ABC transporter ATP-binding protein/permease, whose protein sequence is MPQKDNIYSVRRLFNVLGPLKFSLKFLQDKKVIVGLVIGFALATSALRLYIPIFIGDSVSDLQIGSFVTIEHIVLLIVLVSSLSAVFSFLVNYGSQFLTQNFSYKLRRLVFSKLIRKHMEFYQSRTSGDTLSRMTMDVTVSGNFVQAAFSQLIPTVFLILYAFALLFMLKPLYAGLFVLIVPILVFLGMVYQNNQRNHWRKIREHYGTMNEYLQENIVGNRVVRGFSKEKDEIDRFSNKTDDYFEEYQEVAKLRGLFNNLMPLVVSSASSIVLIYGGYTSYISFASLGSLVAAINIFGMISGPVGNLGRLIVTSENANAGIERINEITDNHLDEDHDSGIKTIENGDIKFHHVSFKRGDRFILKDLDFEIKEGEFLGITGKTASGKSTLFSLLSRFYDPTEGKISIGDVDLKDVNLSTLRKFIAVVPQEVNIFSGTIKENVAFGAKNVSDEEIEHICEISLVSEFVNNFSDGYNTLVGERGVTLSGGQKQRIAVARAILIHPRVLILDDATSSVDPETELEMLRNIRSYLNKTTVVVISLRYSVLKFCDRILRLNGMDLIEDIEPGQLLNPGRIDEARDIKEVDGDA, encoded by the coding sequence GTGCCACAAAAGGATAATATATATTCAGTGAGGAGACTCTTTAACGTCCTTGGACCGCTTAAATTCTCCTTAAAATTTTTACAAGACAAGAAAGTCATCGTAGGTTTAGTGATAGGATTTGCGCTTGCTACAAGCGCTTTAAGATTATATATCCCCATATTCATTGGGGATTCAGTTTCCGATTTGCAGATAGGAAGTTTTGTGACAATTGAACACATAGTACTGCTGATAGTTTTAGTTTCTTCCCTTTCAGCCGTTTTCAGTTTCCTCGTAAATTACGGGTCACAGTTCCTTACACAGAATTTTTCCTATAAGCTCAGAAGACTCGTGTTTTCAAAGTTAATCAGAAAACACATGGAATTCTATCAATCACGAACTTCAGGAGATACCTTGTCAAGGATGACAATGGACGTAACGGTCTCCGGCAATTTTGTTCAGGCCGCATTTTCCCAATTGATTCCCACAGTGTTTTTGATACTGTATGCTTTTGCGCTCCTTTTCATGCTAAAACCACTCTATGCTGGTTTATTTGTTCTGATTGTCCCTATATTAGTATTTCTTGGAATGGTTTACCAGAATAATCAACGAAACCATTGGAGAAAGATAAGAGAACATTACGGAACTATGAATGAATATCTTCAAGAGAACATTGTTGGAAACCGTGTTGTTCGAGGTTTTTCGAAGGAGAAGGATGAGATAGATCGCTTCAGCAACAAAACTGACGATTATTTCGAAGAATATCAAGAAGTTGCAAAACTGAGAGGCCTTTTCAACAACCTGATGCCTCTCGTCGTGTCCTCTGCTTCCTCAATTGTATTAATCTATGGGGGATACACATCGTATATTTCGTTCGCCTCTTTGGGTTCCCTGGTAGCCGCGATAAATATTTTTGGAATGATCAGTGGTCCAGTTGGAAATCTCGGCAGGCTCATAGTGACATCTGAGAATGCAAATGCTGGAATAGAAAGGATAAATGAGATAACCGACAACCATCTCGATGAAGACCATGATTCCGGAATTAAAACCATAGAAAATGGAGACATAAAATTCCACCATGTATCATTCAAAAGAGGCGATCGCTTTATTCTAAAAGATCTGGATTTTGAGATTAAAGAGGGAGAATTTCTGGGGATAACCGGAAAAACGGCCTCTGGGAAATCGACGTTGTTCTCCCTACTCTCAAGATTTTATGATCCTACAGAAGGGAAAATCTCCATAGGTGACGTAGATCTGAAAGATGTAAACCTCTCGACGCTCAGAAAGTTTATTGCTGTTGTCCCCCAGGAAGTAAACATATTCTCAGGGACAATAAAAGAAAATGTTGCATTTGGAGCAAAAAATGTGAGTGATGAAGAGATTGAACACATATGTGAAATATCGTTGGTTTCCGAATTCGTTAATAATTTTTCCGACGGATACAATACGCTTGTCGGTGAACGAGGCGTCACCCTCTCTGGAGGCCAGAAACAAAGAATAGCAGTAGCACGTGCTATTCTCATTCATCCACGTGTGTTGATCCTTGATGATGCAACCTCAAGTGTCGATCCGGAAACTGAGCTAGAAATGCTTCGAAATATTAGGTCTTATCTAAACAAAACAACCGTAGTAGTCATATCGCTCAGGTACTCAGTGTTGAAGTTCTGTGACAGAATACTGAGACTCAACGGCATGGACCTCATCGAAGACATCGAACCGGGCCAACTACTTAATCCTGGTCGAATTGACGAGGCAAGAGACATAAAGGAGGTTGATGGCGATGCCTAG